One Ictalurus punctatus breed USDA103 chromosome 10, Coco_2.0, whole genome shotgun sequence genomic region harbors:
- the gatad2ab gene encoding GATA zinc finger domain containing 2Ab isoform X6: protein MSEEAVRQTRSQKRALEREAPSLDGDTKRVKLERGELGSSKVANILKSGEVKATIKVEVQADDEPVDMRTPRSEIKKERPPTPDDVIVLSDNEPGSPQINGIGHSLKKTDTEMLMKSSSEERQRFIKQLKEELRLQEAKLVLLKKLRQSQIQKESVVQKTTNSTSNPPPLVRGSISSSKAPLQVLSNRSSGTVIPPPLVRGGTQVSKHTSIVMPPLVRGSQQIATLRQQQQHSGSGPPPLLLGPRTSVPNVQVQGQRIIQQGLIRVANVANTNVLVNIPQGSPTGLKGSSVSSQSGIGTNASTVNVNDSPASRQAAAKLALRKQLEKTLLEIPPPKPPAPEVNFLPSAANNEFIYLVGLEMVVQNLLDLAKSKQQPQQGCSPITPPVKEPFMCAQCHTDFTSRWRQDKSNSSILCEQCMSSNQKKSLKAEHTNRLKAAFVKALQQEQEIEQRILQQSSSSSPKSSAASSSSSSSPVVKSEQRVMVSPQYKTGRSSLPQQQSHRATAVNRYHSSTIKQSPGQVVRNVPQTVVSMSSRGMSRSFSTPSQLQNAVTAAALVSRPGKHAGRAGPNSSRASSSNSSKATANVWRKQSSTPTGVTMAYVNPSLSVLKTTSPADRQREYLLDMIPSRSISQTSNWK from the exons ATGTCTGAGGAGGCGGTGCGCCAGACACGCAGCCAGAAGCGGGCACTTGAGCGGGAGGCGCCGTCTCTCGATGGAGATACGAAACGAGTGAAGCTGGAAAGAGGGGAGCTCGGTTCTAGTAAAGTGGCAAACATCCTGAAGTCTGGCGAGGTGAAAGCCACCATCAAAGTGGAGGTGCAGGCAGACGATGAGCCCGTAGACATGAGGACGCCCCGCAG cgaaataaaaaaagaaaggccaCCAACGCCAGATGATGTAATTGTTTTATCAGACAACGAGCCTGGCAGTCCGCAAATAAACGGAATCGGCCACAGCTTGAAGAAAACGGACACGGAGATGCTCATG AAGAGCAGTTCTGAAGAGCGCCAGAGGTTTATCAAGCAGCTAAAGGAGGAGCTGCGTCTGCAAGAGGCCAAGCTGGTGCTCCTCAAGAAACTCCGCCAGAGCCAGATCCAGAAAGAGAGCGTGGTGCAGAAG ACAACCAATTCCACATCCAATCCCCCGCCTCTCGTAAGAGGCAGCATTTCATCTAGCAAAGCCCCGCTGCAG GTGTTGTCTAATAGAAGCTCAGGCACAGTCATTCCTCCTCCTCTGGTGCGAGGCGGTACACAGGTTTCCAAGCATACATCAATAGTGATGCCACCTTTAGTCAGAGGCTCACAG CAGATAGCAACGTTGcgtcagcagcagcagcactcaGGCTCTGGTCCTCCTCCTCTGCTGCTGGGTCCTCGCACCTCTGTACCCAATGTTCAGGTGCAGGGTCAGAGGATCATCCAGCAGGGCCTGATTCGTGTGGCCAACGTAGCCAACACCAATGTCCTGGTCAACATACCACAG GGCTCGCCTACTGGGTTGAAGGGTTCTTCAGTGTCCTCCCAGTCAGGCATTGGCACCAACGCCTCCACGGTCAATGTCAACGACTCCCCTGCCAGCCGACAGGCTGCTGCCAAGCTGGCCTTGCGAAAGCAGCTGGAAAAAACCCTGCTGGAGATCCCTCCTCCAAAACCTCCTGCACCAGAGGTCAACTTCCTCCCTTCAGCTGCTAACAATGAGTTTATCTACCTGGTGGGACTGGAGATGGTGGTGCAGAACCTGCTGGATCTGGCCAAAA GCAAACAGCAGCCTCAGCAGGGCTGCTCCCCAATAACTCCACCTGTGAAGGAGCCATTTATGTGCGCGCAGTGCCACACAGACTTCACCTCTCGCTGGAGGCAGGACAAGAGTAACAGTTCGATCCTGTGCGAGCAGTGTATGAGTTCCAACCAAAAGAAATCCCTGAAGGCTGAGCACACGAACCGGCTGAAGGCAGCCTTTGTCAAGGCCTTGCAGCAGGAGCAGGAGATCGAGCAGCGCATCCTTCAGCAGTCTTCCTCGTCCTCTCCAAAGAGCTCGGCTGCTTCCTCGTCTTCATCATCCTCGCCAGTGGTGAAGTCGGAGCAGCGTGTGATGGTGTCTCCACAGTATAAAACGGGACGATCCTCACTGCCTCAGCAGCAGTCACACAGGGCAACAGCAGTCAATCGCTACCACTCCAGCACCATCAAGCAG AGTCCAGGACAGGTGGTGCGTAATGTGCCCCAGACGGTGGTCAGCATGAGCTCACGTGGCATGAGCCGCAGCTTCTCCACGCCCAGTCAGCTGCAGAATGCTGTCACGGCTGCCGCGCTGGTCAGCAGGCCAGGTAAGCATGCTGGGAGGGCTGGGCCAAATAGCAGCAGagccagcagcagcaacagcagtaAGGCCACCGCCAATGTCTGGAGGAAACAGAGCAGCACTCCCACAG GTGTCACTATGGCCTATGTTAACCCGAGTCTGTCCGTACTCAAGACGACCTCTCCAGCAGATCGTCAACGGGAGTATCTCCTCGACATGATCCCGTCCCGCTCCATCTCCCAGACGTCAAATTGGAAATAA
- the gatad2ab gene encoding GATA zinc finger domain containing 2Ab isoform X3, whose amino-acid sequence MSEEAVRQTRSQKRALEREAPSLDGDTKRVKLERGELGSSKVANILKSGEVKATIKVEVQADDEPVDMRTPRSEIKKERPPTPDDVIVLSDNEPGSPQINGIGHSLKKTDTEMLMKSSSEERQRFIKQLKEELRLQEAKLVLLKKLRQSQIQKESVVQKTTNSTSNPPPLVRGSISSSKAPLQVLSNRSSGTVIPPPLVRGGTQVSKHTSIVMPPLVRGSQIATLRQQQQHSGSGPPPLLLGPRTSVPNVQVQGQRIIQQGLIRVANVANTNVLVNIPQGSPTGLKGSSVSSQSGIGTNASTVNVNDSPASRQAAAKLALRKQLEKTLLEIPPPKPPAPEVNFLPSAANNEFIYLVGLEMVVQNLLDLAKSKQQPQQGCSPITPPVKEPFMCAQCHTDFTSRWRQDKSNSSILCEQCMSSNQKKSLKAEHTNRLKAAFVKALQQEQEIEQRILQQSSSSSPKSSAASSSSSSSPVVKSEQRVMVSPQYKTGRSSLPQQQSHRATAVNRYHSSTIKQSPGQVVRNVPQTVVSMSSRGMSRSFSTPSQLQNAVTAAALVSRPGKHAGRAGPNSSRASSSNSSKATANVWRKQSSTPTATALSTGHLQTSCRVLDSAGQSCLGGMQRTNSILGVTMAYVNPSLSVLKTTSPADRQREYLLDMIPSRSISQTSNWK is encoded by the exons ATGTCTGAGGAGGCGGTGCGCCAGACACGCAGCCAGAAGCGGGCACTTGAGCGGGAGGCGCCGTCTCTCGATGGAGATACGAAACGAGTGAAGCTGGAAAGAGGGGAGCTCGGTTCTAGTAAAGTGGCAAACATCCTGAAGTCTGGCGAGGTGAAAGCCACCATCAAAGTGGAGGTGCAGGCAGACGATGAGCCCGTAGACATGAGGACGCCCCGCAG cgaaataaaaaaagaaaggccaCCAACGCCAGATGATGTAATTGTTTTATCAGACAACGAGCCTGGCAGTCCGCAAATAAACGGAATCGGCCACAGCTTGAAGAAAACGGACACGGAGATGCTCATG AAGAGCAGTTCTGAAGAGCGCCAGAGGTTTATCAAGCAGCTAAAGGAGGAGCTGCGTCTGCAAGAGGCCAAGCTGGTGCTCCTCAAGAAACTCCGCCAGAGCCAGATCCAGAAAGAGAGCGTGGTGCAGAAG ACAACCAATTCCACATCCAATCCCCCGCCTCTCGTAAGAGGCAGCATTTCATCTAGCAAAGCCCCGCTGCAG GTGTTGTCTAATAGAAGCTCAGGCACAGTCATTCCTCCTCCTCTGGTGCGAGGCGGTACACAGGTTTCCAAGCATACATCAATAGTGATGCCACCTTTAGTCAGAGGCTCACAG ATAGCAACGTTGcgtcagcagcagcagcactcaGGCTCTGGTCCTCCTCCTCTGCTGCTGGGTCCTCGCACCTCTGTACCCAATGTTCAGGTGCAGGGTCAGAGGATCATCCAGCAGGGCCTGATTCGTGTGGCCAACGTAGCCAACACCAATGTCCTGGTCAACATACCACAG GGCTCGCCTACTGGGTTGAAGGGTTCTTCAGTGTCCTCCCAGTCAGGCATTGGCACCAACGCCTCCACGGTCAATGTCAACGACTCCCCTGCCAGCCGACAGGCTGCTGCCAAGCTGGCCTTGCGAAAGCAGCTGGAAAAAACCCTGCTGGAGATCCCTCCTCCAAAACCTCCTGCACCAGAGGTCAACTTCCTCCCTTCAGCTGCTAACAATGAGTTTATCTACCTGGTGGGACTGGAGATGGTGGTGCAGAACCTGCTGGATCTGGCCAAAA GCAAACAGCAGCCTCAGCAGGGCTGCTCCCCAATAACTCCACCTGTGAAGGAGCCATTTATGTGCGCGCAGTGCCACACAGACTTCACCTCTCGCTGGAGGCAGGACAAGAGTAACAGTTCGATCCTGTGCGAGCAGTGTATGAGTTCCAACCAAAAGAAATCCCTGAAGGCTGAGCACACGAACCGGCTGAAGGCAGCCTTTGTCAAGGCCTTGCAGCAGGAGCAGGAGATCGAGCAGCGCATCCTTCAGCAGTCTTCCTCGTCCTCTCCAAAGAGCTCGGCTGCTTCCTCGTCTTCATCATCCTCGCCAGTGGTGAAGTCGGAGCAGCGTGTGATGGTGTCTCCACAGTATAAAACGGGACGATCCTCACTGCCTCAGCAGCAGTCACACAGGGCAACAGCAGTCAATCGCTACCACTCCAGCACCATCAAGCAG AGTCCAGGACAGGTGGTGCGTAATGTGCCCCAGACGGTGGTCAGCATGAGCTCACGTGGCATGAGCCGCAGCTTCTCCACGCCCAGTCAGCTGCAGAATGCTGTCACGGCTGCCGCGCTGGTCAGCAGGCCAGGTAAGCATGCTGGGAGGGCTGGGCCAAATAGCAGCAGagccagcagcagcaacagcagtaAGGCCACCGCCAATGTCTGGAGGAAACAGAGCAGCACTCCCACAG CGACGGCCCTGAGCACAGGGCATCTTCAGACGTCTTGTAGAGTCCTTGACTCagcaggtcagagctgtttggGTGGCATGCAGAGGACCAACAgcatattag GTGTCACTATGGCCTATGTTAACCCGAGTCTGTCCGTACTCAAGACGACCTCTCCAGCAGATCGTCAACGGGAGTATCTCCTCGACATGATCCCGTCCCGCTCCATCTCCCAGACGTCAAATTGGAAATAA
- the gatad2ab gene encoding GATA zinc finger domain containing 2Ab isoform X8 — translation MSEEAVRQTRSQKRALEREAPSLDGDTKRVKLERGELGSSKVANILKSGEVKATIKVEVQADDEPVDMRTPRSEIKKERPPTPDDVIVLSDNEPGSPQINGIGHSLKKTDTEMLMKSSSEERQRFIKQLKEELRLQEAKLVLLKKLRQSQIQKESVVQKTTNSTSNPPPLVRGSISSSKAPLQVLSNRSSGTVIPPPLVRGGTQVSKHTSIVMPPLVRGSQPIAVTPQQIATLRQQQQHSGSGPPPLLLGPRTSVPNVQVQGQRIIQQGLIRVANVANTNVLVNIPQGSPTGLKGSSVSSQSGIGTNASTVNVNDSPASRQAAAKLALRKQLEKTLLEIPPPKPPAPEVNFLPSAANNEFIYLVGLEMVVQNLLDLAKSKQQPQQGCSPITPPVKEPFMCAQCHTDFTSRWRQDKSNSSILCEQCMSSNQKKSLKAEHTNRLKAAFVKALQQEQEIEQRILQQSSSSSPKSSAASSSSSSSPVVKSEQRVMVSPQYKTGRSSLPQQQSHRATAVNRYHSSTIKQSPGQVVRNVPQTVVSMSSRGMSRSFSTPSQLQNAVTAAALVSRPGKHAGRAGPNSSRASSSNSSKATANVWRKQSSTPTGR, via the exons ATGTCTGAGGAGGCGGTGCGCCAGACACGCAGCCAGAAGCGGGCACTTGAGCGGGAGGCGCCGTCTCTCGATGGAGATACGAAACGAGTGAAGCTGGAAAGAGGGGAGCTCGGTTCTAGTAAAGTGGCAAACATCCTGAAGTCTGGCGAGGTGAAAGCCACCATCAAAGTGGAGGTGCAGGCAGACGATGAGCCCGTAGACATGAGGACGCCCCGCAG cgaaataaaaaaagaaaggccaCCAACGCCAGATGATGTAATTGTTTTATCAGACAACGAGCCTGGCAGTCCGCAAATAAACGGAATCGGCCACAGCTTGAAGAAAACGGACACGGAGATGCTCATG AAGAGCAGTTCTGAAGAGCGCCAGAGGTTTATCAAGCAGCTAAAGGAGGAGCTGCGTCTGCAAGAGGCCAAGCTGGTGCTCCTCAAGAAACTCCGCCAGAGCCAGATCCAGAAAGAGAGCGTGGTGCAGAAG ACAACCAATTCCACATCCAATCCCCCGCCTCTCGTAAGAGGCAGCATTTCATCTAGCAAAGCCCCGCTGCAG GTGTTGTCTAATAGAAGCTCAGGCACAGTCATTCCTCCTCCTCTGGTGCGAGGCGGTACACAGGTTTCCAAGCATACATCAATAGTGATGCCACCTTTAGTCAGAGGCTCACAG CCCATTGCTGTGACTCCTCAGCAGATAGCAACGTTGcgtcagcagcagcagcactcaGGCTCTGGTCCTCCTCCTCTGCTGCTGGGTCCTCGCACCTCTGTACCCAATGTTCAGGTGCAGGGTCAGAGGATCATCCAGCAGGGCCTGATTCGTGTGGCCAACGTAGCCAACACCAATGTCCTGGTCAACATACCACAG GGCTCGCCTACTGGGTTGAAGGGTTCTTCAGTGTCCTCCCAGTCAGGCATTGGCACCAACGCCTCCACGGTCAATGTCAACGACTCCCCTGCCAGCCGACAGGCTGCTGCCAAGCTGGCCTTGCGAAAGCAGCTGGAAAAAACCCTGCTGGAGATCCCTCCTCCAAAACCTCCTGCACCAGAGGTCAACTTCCTCCCTTCAGCTGCTAACAATGAGTTTATCTACCTGGTGGGACTGGAGATGGTGGTGCAGAACCTGCTGGATCTGGCCAAAA GCAAACAGCAGCCTCAGCAGGGCTGCTCCCCAATAACTCCACCTGTGAAGGAGCCATTTATGTGCGCGCAGTGCCACACAGACTTCACCTCTCGCTGGAGGCAGGACAAGAGTAACAGTTCGATCCTGTGCGAGCAGTGTATGAGTTCCAACCAAAAGAAATCCCTGAAGGCTGAGCACACGAACCGGCTGAAGGCAGCCTTTGTCAAGGCCTTGCAGCAGGAGCAGGAGATCGAGCAGCGCATCCTTCAGCAGTCTTCCTCGTCCTCTCCAAAGAGCTCGGCTGCTTCCTCGTCTTCATCATCCTCGCCAGTGGTGAAGTCGGAGCAGCGTGTGATGGTGTCTCCACAGTATAAAACGGGACGATCCTCACTGCCTCAGCAGCAGTCACACAGGGCAACAGCAGTCAATCGCTACCACTCCAGCACCATCAAGCAG AGTCCAGGACAGGTGGTGCGTAATGTGCCCCAGACGGTGGTCAGCATGAGCTCACGTGGCATGAGCCGCAGCTTCTCCACGCCCAGTCAGCTGCAGAATGCTGTCACGGCTGCCGCGCTGGTCAGCAGGCCAGGTAAGCATGCTGGGAGGGCTGGGCCAAATAGCAGCAGagccagcagcagcaacagcagtaAGGCCACCGCCAATGTCTGGAGGAAACAGAGCAGCACTCCCACAGGTAGATAA